The Coleofasciculus sp. FACHB-1120 DNA segment TGACGGGTGCTTATTTGAACTGGGCGGATCTGAGTTTTGTCAAGCTGAGTGAAGGCAAACTGGTAGAGGCAGACTTGACGAAAGCTAACCTCAGTGGCGCATTCTTAGTAAAATCAAAACTGCCTGGAGCCAAACTGAGCGGTGCAAATCTCAGCAATGCCAATCTTCGAGTTGCTAACCTTTGGGGTGCTAATCTCTGTGGAGCAAATTTGCAAAGGATTAACCTGCGGGAAGCGAATCTCAGCGGCGTTAACCTGAATTGGGCTAATTTGTGTGAAGCGAGACTCACGGGCGCGAAATTGTATGGAGCTTCCTTGAGTGGAGTTAACTTCAAAAAAGCTTTTTTAAAAGGATTAGACCTGGGTGGAGCCGATTTAGAGGGAGCCAACCTTAATGATGCCAAACTGAGCGGCGCTAACCTGGAAGGCGCTAACCTGAGTGCAGTGGATCTCAGCGAAGCGACACTGCGTAAAGCCAATCTGAAAGGGGCAGACTTACGGGGAGCCAATCTAGCCAGGGCATCGTTGGAGGGGGCAGACTTGAGCTGGACGATTCTGAGTAGAGCAAACTTGAGTGAAGCAGATTTGAGTGAGGCAAAGCTGGTAGGAACTAACTTGGAAGATGCTCAGATGAATGGCGCTGTGCTGCCGTTAGAACACCGAAACTCACAGTCAGAAGCAACGATTAGTGGCAATGTGACACCGTTTGAACAA contains these protein-coding regions:
- a CDS encoding pentapeptide repeat-containing protein, giving the protein MEVSHLLKLYEDGQRDFAGIDLNGSDLRGVTLIGVNLTGANLRGANLSRAFLTKSDLTGAYLNWADLSFVKLSEGKLVEADLTKANLSGAFLVKSKLPGAKLSGANLSNANLRVANLWGANLCGANLQRINLREANLSGVNLNWANLCEARLTGAKLYGASLSGVNFKKAFLKGLDLGGADLEGANLNDAKLSGANLEGANLSAVDLSEATLRKANLKGADLRGANLARASLEGADLSWTILSRANLSEADLSEAKLVGTNLEDAQMNGAVLPLEHRNSQSEATISGNVTPFEQPVRVMVG